In one window of Candidatus Omnitrophota bacterium DNA:
- a CDS encoding DUF58 domain-containing protein, translating into MIPKDVFQKVRRIQITTSRMVTDVFAGQYHSVFKGRGMEFDEVREYQPGDDIRSIDWNVTARTGRPHIKKYVEERELSVMILVDASASCQFATVNQLKSRLAAEIASLLAFSAIRNNDKVGLVIFTDRVEKYLPARKGLKNVLRVVREVLYFQPRRPGTDITEALEFLSKVTTRRCVVFVISDFLEPPAPKSELVTASVDTTSLRTALSIADRRHDVIAVTLTDPREKDLPDCGLITIEDAETGEQAVVDTSEKRVREIYRQEASSRLQRRNRLFASVGVDHIELTTDAPYLNEMVKFFLKRRRRLRHAS; encoded by the coding sequence ATGATTCCCAAAGACGTTTTCCAGAAAGTCCGCAGGATCCAGATCACCACGTCACGCATGGTGACGGACGTTTTTGCCGGCCAGTATCACAGTGTGTTCAAGGGCCGCGGCATGGAATTCGACGAGGTGAGGGAGTACCAGCCCGGGGACGACATCCGTTCCATCGACTGGAACGTCACCGCCCGGACCGGCCGCCCGCACATCAAGAAATACGTCGAGGAGCGGGAGCTCAGCGTGATGATCCTCGTCGATGCCTCGGCGTCCTGCCAGTTCGCCACCGTCAACCAGCTCAAAAGCCGGCTCGCCGCCGAGATCGCGTCCCTGCTGGCCTTCAGCGCGATCCGCAACAACGACAAGGTCGGATTGGTGATCTTCACCGACCGCGTGGAAAAATACCTCCCGGCCCGGAAAGGGCTCAAGAATGTCCTGCGCGTCGTGCGGGAAGTCCTGTATTTCCAGCCCCGGCGTCCGGGGACCGACATCACCGAGGCGCTGGAATTCTTGAGCAAGGTCACCACCCGCCGTTGTGTCGTTTTTGTCATCTCCGATTTCCTGGAACCGCCGGCCCCCAAGAGTGAACTTGTCACGGCCTCTGTGGATACGACATCCCTGCGGACGGCCCTGTCCATCGCTGACCGGAGGCACGATGTCATCGCGGTGACTCTGACCGACCCCCGGGAAAAAGACCTCCCGGATTGCGGGCTGATCACGATCGAAGACGCGGAGACCGGAGAGCAGGCGGTGGTGGATACCTCGGAGAAGCGGGTGCGGGAAATTTACCGCCAGGAGGCCTCGTCACGTCTCCAACGGAGAAACCGGCTTTTTGCATCTGTCGGGGTCGACCACATCGAGTTGACCACGGATGCTCCTTACCTCAATGAGATGGTCAAATTCTTTCTGAAACGCCGCCGCCGGCTGAGGCACGCGTCATGA
- a CDS encoding AAA family ATPase, with protein MTEINIEAINEKVKRESRFCEAIQLETEKVIIGQKYLLERLLVGLLANGHILIEGVPGLAKTTAVKTLSSTIQTKFHRLQFTPDLLPADLTGTLIFDQRSGSFNIKKGPIFANIILADEINRAPAKVQSALLEAMQERQVTIGEETLKLEEPFLVLATQNPIEQEGTYPLPEAQVDRFMLKLKITYPTKDEELKILQRMSFTRTDFHVQPVVSPQDILRARQVVDEIYMDEKIEKYIVDIVESTRHPEDYDLADLKGLIQYGASPRATINLALASKAYAFLQGRGYVTPQDVKSIGMDVLRHRVIVSYEAEAEEKTSEDIVQRIFDEVEVP; from the coding sequence ATGACGGAGATCAATATCGAGGCGATCAACGAGAAGGTCAAACGCGAAAGCCGTTTCTGCGAGGCCATCCAGCTTGAGACCGAGAAGGTCATCATCGGGCAGAAGTATCTGCTGGAGCGGCTGCTCGTCGGGCTGCTGGCCAACGGGCACATCCTGATCGAAGGCGTGCCGGGGCTGGCCAAGACCACGGCGGTGAAGACCCTTTCGTCCACCATTCAGACCAAATTCCACCGTTTGCAGTTCACTCCGGACCTTCTCCCCGCGGATCTGACCGGCACGCTGATCTTCGACCAGCGCAGCGGGTCGTTCAACATCAAAAAAGGCCCGATCTTCGCCAACATCATTCTCGCGGACGAGATCAACCGCGCTCCCGCCAAGGTGCAGAGCGCTCTTCTGGAAGCCATGCAGGAGCGGCAGGTCACGATCGGCGAGGAGACTTTGAAACTGGAAGAGCCGTTTCTGGTTTTGGCCACCCAGAACCCGATCGAGCAGGAGGGAACGTATCCTCTGCCCGAGGCCCAGGTCGACCGGTTCATGCTCAAGCTCAAAATCACGTACCCGACCAAAGACGAAGAGCTCAAGATCCTTCAAAGGATGTCCTTCACCCGAACGGATTTTCATGTCCAGCCTGTGGTGTCTCCGCAGGATATCCTGCGCGCCCGTCAGGTCGTGGACGAGATTTATATGGATGAAAAGATCGAGAAATACATCGTGGATATTGTGGAATCCACACGCCATCCGGAGGATTATGACCTGGCCGATCTCAAGGGCCTGATCCAGTATGGCGCATCCCCCCGCGCCACTATCAACCTGGCCCTGGCCTCCAAGGCCTATGCGTTCCTGCAGGGCCGCGGCTATGTGACGCCCCAGGACGTGAAATCCATCGGCATGGACGTCCTGCGCCACCGCGTCATCGTCAGCTACGAGGCCGAAGCCGAGGAAAAGACCTCCGAAGACATTGTTCAGAGAATTTTTGACGAAGTGGAAGTGCCTTAG